The Chrysiogenia bacterium genome segment ACTCTAGTCTTTTCGGGAGGGCCCTCCCAATCCCAATTTCTCCATTTGTTGTAGGCTTGGGGGCGGAGACCGACGCCGTGCCCAGCGCCCCCAAATCCACGCCGCTGCTGCGCTACCATCGCGTGCTGAGCAAGCACTACGGCCCGCTGGGCTGGTGGCCCGGCGAGACGCCGCTGGAGGTGATGGTCGGCGCGGTGCTGGTGCAGAACACAGCCTGGACCAACGTCGAGAAAGCCATCGCGAACCTCAAGCGCGAGCGACTGCTCTCCCTCAAGAAGCTCCACCAGATCTCCCACGATGAGCTGGCCGCGCTGATCCGCCCGGCCGGCTACTTCAACGTGAAGAGCACGCGGCTCAAGAGCCTTGTTGGCGCCGTGATGGATGACTGGCGCGGCGATCTAAGTAGGATGTTCGCCGCGCCGACGGGCGAGCTGCGCGCCTGGCTGCTCGGCGTCCACGGCGTGGGCAAGGAGACAGCCGATTCCATCCTCTGCTACGCGGCCGGGCACCCGGTCTTCGTCGTCGATGCCTACACTCGCCGGATTCTCTCACGCCACGCCCTGGTCGAAGAGAAGATCAGCTACGACCACCTGCAGGACTTCTGCACGGCGCAGCTCCCTGAGGACCTGGCCACCTACAACGAATTTCACGCCCAGATCGTCCACGTGGGCAAGGATTACTGCCGCAGCAAGCCGCGCTGCGAGGGCTGCCCCCTGGCGCCGTTTCTTCAAACGCCGCCGGCGCGCTAGGATCTCTCCATGCCCGCGCTGCTCACACTGACCACGGACTTTGGAACGGCCGACTCCTACGTCGCCGAGATGAAGGGCGTGCTCATCTCGCGCGGACCTGCCGATCTGCGGCTCGTCAATCTCTCCCACGACATCGCGGCGCACAACGTGCGCGAGGCCGCGCTCTTTCTTCGCAACGCGGCGCCGCGCTTTCCCGCGGGGACCGTGCACCTTGTTGTCGTGGACCCCGGCGTCGGCAGCGCGCGCGCGCCGATCATCGCGCGCATCGGCGGGCAAACCCTCGTCGGCCCCGACAACGGCTGCTTCGGTTTTCTCTACGACGGCAGCGAAGAGGTCTACGCCATCGATCCCGAAAGGATCGGCGCGCCCGAATCGAGCGCCACCTTCCACGGGCGCGACGTCTTTGCACCCGCGGCGGCGCTGCTTGCTTCGGGAAAGGCCCCTGCCGAGCTGGGCGCGCGCATCGACCACTACGAGCACCTGCCCTTTCCGCTCGTGCAGCTCCAGGGCGACGCCATCGACGGCGTGGTGCTACACATCGACCGCTTCGGCAACCTCATCACCAACATCCCCGACCACACCCTGCGCGCTTTCCTGAGCGATGGGGAAACCGATCTCGTCACCACGAAGGTCGCCGCCCTCCGCGTGCGCGGGTTGCGAAACCACTACGCCGAAGTCGAGGTGGGCGAGCCCATCGCGCTCATCGGCTCGTCGGGACTGCTCGAAGTTTCCATGCGGGAGAAATCGGCCGCCGCCTCTTCAGGCGCGCAGCTTGGCGATCCGGTCGTGGTGGTGCGGGACTGACGCTGATACAAGAAGGGCGACGCATGCATCGCCCCTACACAACCGCGGTAATCAACCTGTCGGAAATTGCGCGGTCCCATGCAAGTTCCGGCGGGCTTTGGTGGTTTGGTCTGTCTGAAGGCCGGCGCGATTCGTCTCGTAGGGGCGAGGCATGCCTCGCCCTCCGCCCCCGGCAACGGGTTTACGAACGAACCACGCGCTCTCTGGCGCGGAGTTTCTCGAGCATCTTCTTCGCCCACTCGGGCGAGTTCTCCGACAGCAGCACGTGGGTGTAGAACAGAAGCTGGTTGGCCAGCACGTTGCGCAGGAATCCGTTTTCCTCGTAGCGTCGCGGGCTGGTGTAGAGCGGCTCGTTCACCAGCGCGATGCGCCCGTGATGGCGCGCGCGAACCATGAGGTCGAGATCGGGTAGCAGCGGTCCCTCACGAAAACCCTGTAGCAGCCCGAAGACATCGGCCCGGATGAAGATTCCCTGATCGCCCATGGGAAGCCCCATGGCGCCCGCGCGCCAGTTCGCCGTGCGCGTGATGAAGCGGTAGCGCGCCTTGGCATCGCCGTAGCTCAACCGAAAGCCGCCGCCGGCCACGTGCTCGCTGGCCATCTCCCGCGCGATCGGGACGAAGGGATCGCAGAGCAGGCGCGAGTCGGCGTGCAGGAAAAACAGCACGTCACCGCTCGCCAGCTTGGCGGCCTCGTTGAGCTGCCGGATCACGCCGCCGCGGATTACCTCAAGGCGCACGCCCCCTGCCTGCTCACTTTTTGCCCGCACGATCTCGCGGGTTTCATCATCCGAGCCGCCATCGACGACGATGACTTCATCGGGCGAATAGGCCAGCAGCGAATCGAGCAGCGGCCCGATGTTCGCTTCCTCGTTCTTCGTGGGGATGATGGTCGTGATCTTCATGGTTCGAGCACCCGCGACCGAAATAATCGCAGATCGGACCGGCAAAGAGAACTGAACACGATGTTCAGGCCAGTTCGAGTTCGGCGACTCGAGCCTCCCAGGCCGCTCCATCCCGGTCCAGCAGGGCGCGCACGTTGCGCGGCACCGCCCCGTCGCGCCAGTCCCGCAGGAGCCGGGAGAGATCGGCGGGGCCGTCGACATCGTACCAGCCCTCGACCTCAGCCACGCGCAATCCCGTATCGGCACAACGGGCACGGATTTCCTCGTAGGAATCATCGGTCTCCAGCGGCCTGCCCAGTAACTCGGGCACGCTTTTCTCCAGCCCGATGACCCCGAATCCGTGGGAGGCATCCGGGGAAAAAACCGCCTGCGCGCCGCCGGCCAGCACATCGATCGCCGCGCGAAGCACCCGATCCGGCAGGGTCGGCCCGTCGGAGTTTCGCATCAGCACCGGGGCATAGCCCCGGGCAAAGACCTCGTCGAAGCAGTGTTGCATTCTGGCGGCCAGATCCGCGCCCTTCTGGGAGATGAGCACCGTCCCCCGCGGGGCGAGCTTCTTGAAGTCTTCGCGGCGCTCCTCGGGCCAGAAGCCAAGGACGGCGTCCACATTGTCCAGGGCCACCGCGGCCTCCAGCACGTCGAGCAGCATGGCCCGGTAGAGGGCGCCGGCCTCCTCTGCCGAGAGAAGGGGCATCAGCCGGGTCTTCACCTGTCCGGGCTCGGGCCACTTGGCCATTACGATGAGTGCGGGTTTTCTCTCCATGTCCATACCGCCGAGCCTACCTCCCCGAAAAAGCCCGCGTCCATGTCACAGGCCCGGCGGCTGCCTCGTCTTGGGTGCAGGAGGGCGCTAGGCTCATGGAACTGGAACTCTTGCCCATGCCCGGAGAATTCGACCAGCACCGGCCCATGCTCTTTGCACTGGCCTACCGCATGCTCGGCAGCGCCAGCGACGCCGAAGACATCGTGCAGGAGGCCTGGCTGCGCTGGGAGCGGACTAACAATGTGGAGCGCCCGCGAAGCTGGCTGGCCTCGGTGGTATCGAACCTCTGCATCGATCAGCTCAAGAGCGCGCGCTCCCGGCGCGAGCAGTACGTCGGCCCCTGGCTTCCCGAGCCCCTGGTGATCGACCAGAGCCCGCTCGCCGACGAGAAGACAGAACTGGCCGAATCGGTCTCCATGGCATTTCTCGTCCTGCTCGAATCTCTCTCGCCGCTCGAGCGCGCGGTGTTCCTGCTGCGCGAGGTCTTCGATTACGACTACGCCGAGCTCGCGCAGATTCTGGGGCGCAGTGAAGAGAGCTGCCGCCAGCTTCTGAGCCGCGCGCGCTCGTACCTCAAGGACAAGCGCCCGCGCTTCGAGACCAATGAGCAGGAACAGCAGCAGATCGTCGGCCGGTTTCTGCAGGCGGCCATGTCGGGCGATCTCAAGGGGCTCGAGAGCCTGCTTGCCCAAAACGCCGTTGCGCTCAGCGACGGCGGCGGCAAGCGCCACGCCGCGCGCGTTCCCGTGATCGGAGCGGCAAAGATTGCGAAATTCGTACTCGGCATCGCGCGCGTGAACACCGAGGAACTCGAATATCGCTTCGGCCGGGTCAATCACCAGCCGGCGCTGCTCCTCTACAGCAAGGGCGAACCCTACAGCGTGCAGATGTTCAGCATCGAAAACGGGAAGATCGCCCGCATCCACAGCGTGCTCAATCCCGACAAGCTCCGCGCCATTCCTTCCCTCTAGGTCCGCCCCGAAAAGGAGGCTCACATGGATACCCCCACTCCGCAAATTCAGGAACGAACACTCATCAAGACGCAGGCCATCAGCGGCCTCATCTTCGCCGCCTTCCTCGCCTTGCACCTGACCAACACGCTCACCGCACTCTCGGGCCAGTCGAGCTTCGACGGGGCGATCGCGCTCTTCCGCAAGTTCTACCAGCTCCCGATCATCGAGATCGGCGTCATCGGCGCGGCGCTCGTTCACATGTGGGCGGGTCTGACGCGCGGCCTGCGGAGGCGCCGCCGCGCGAAGGAGCGCGGGGAGGCAAGCGCTGCCAGCCTGCGGGTGCGGCTCCACCGGCTGAGCGGCTACTACCTGCTGCTCGCCTTTGCCGGTCATGTCGCCGCCACGCGGGGGCCGGGACTCTTTTTTGACCTGCCCGCCGACATGAGCTTTCTGACCTACAGCCTCAGCACCTACGGCTGGTTCTTCTACCCCTACTACTTCGGTCTGTTCGCCAGCGGGGCATTCCACCTGGTCAACGGCGCGCTCATTGCGCTGCGCATCGTGAAGGTCCGCGTTCCCAAGCCCCTGCTTGCTACTTCGTCCAAGCCCTTCTGGGCGGCGACCGGCGTGCTTGCCGTTG includes the following:
- a CDS encoding endonuclease III domain-containing protein; its protein translation is MVGAVLVQNTAWTNVEKAIANLKRERLLSLKKLHQISHDELAALIRPAGYFNVKSTRLKSLVGAVMDDWRGDLSRMFAAPTGELRAWLLGVHGVGKETADSILCYAAGHPVFVVDAYTRRILSRHALVEEKISYDHLQDFCTAQLPEDLATYNEFHAQIVHVGKDYCRSKPRCEGCPLAPFLQTPPAR
- a CDS encoding RNA polymerase sigma-70 factor, producing MPGEFDQHRPMLFALAYRMLGSASDAEDIVQEAWLRWERTNNVERPRSWLASVVSNLCIDQLKSARSRREQYVGPWLPEPLVIDQSPLADEKTELAESVSMAFLVLLESLSPLERAVFLLREVFDYDYAELAQILGRSEESCRQLLSRARSYLKDKRPRFETNEQEQQQIVGRFLQAAMSGDLKGLESLLAQNAVALSDGGGKRHAARVPVIGAAKIAKFVLGIARVNTEELEYRFGRVNHQPALLLYSKGEPYSVQMFSIENGKIARIHSVLNPDKLRAIPSL
- a CDS encoding SAM-dependent chlorinase/fluorinase, giving the protein MPALLTLTTDFGTADSYVAEMKGVLISRGPADLRLVNLSHDIAAHNVREAALFLRNAAPRFPAGTVHLVVVDPGVGSARAPIIARIGGQTLVGPDNGCFGFLYDGSEEVYAIDPERIGAPESSATFHGRDVFAPAAALLASGKAPAELGARIDHYEHLPFPLVQLQGDAIDGVVLHIDRFGNLITNIPDHTLRAFLSDGETDLVTTKVAALRVRGLRNHYAEVEVGEPIALIGSSGLLEVSMREKSAAASSGAQLGDPVVVVRD
- a CDS encoding glycosyltransferase encodes the protein MKITTIIPTKNEEANIGPLLDSLLAYSPDEVIVVDGGSDDETREIVRAKSEQAGGVRLEVIRGGVIRQLNEAAKLASGDVLFFLHADSRLLCDPFVPIAREMASEHVAGGGFRLSYGDAKARYRFITRTANWRAGAMGLPMGDQGIFIRADVFGLLQGFREGPLLPDLDLMVRARHHGRIALVNEPLYTSPRRYEENGFLRNVLANQLLFYTHVLLSENSPEWAKKMLEKLRARERVVRS
- a CDS encoding glycosyltransferase — protein: MDMERKPALIVMAKWPEPGQVKTRLMPLLSAEEAGALYRAMLLDVLEAAVALDNVDAVLGFWPEERREDFKKLAPRGTVLISQKGADLAARMQHCFDEVFARGYAPVLMRNSDGPTLPDRVLRAAIDVLAGGAQAVFSPDASHGFGVIGLEKSVPELLGRPLETDDSYEEIRARCADTGLRVAEVEGWYDVDGPADLSRLLRDWRDGAVPRNVRALLDRDGAAWEARVAELELA